The nucleotide window GCTTGTTTTCGGCGCCTATGATCCGAAGGCTGGAGCTTGCGGGACACTATATCACCTCACGGAGGACACACGACTCAATCATCAGGTCCACACCATCGGCGGAGCGCTGGATACGGAGTGCGCAGGTATCATGCAGAGCTATTTTAGAACCAAACGCAACCAGAATTCCACCGATTAAGTCTGGCGCAACCATGGTTGCAGCATCCTCAATCCGGAAGACCTGATTTAAAACGCTCGCTGTAAGCGGAAGATCCAACGCGGATCATCTTTGACATTCGTGGGCCAAGTAGCTCCGACCTGGATTCCTCGCGTCCAGCCGAATCCGAACCCCACATTATAGAGAATGGAAGAAACGCCGCTGAAGCCATAGCCTTTTAAAATACCATCGCCGTTCGCTGCCTCGCCGATTTTACCGAAATCATTGAAGACGACAAGGGTAAGATCCGGCGAATGGAAGATGCCAGAGAGCATATTCAGATTCAGCCGAACTTCGGTATTGAACAAGAGGAGCCGGTTTCCGACAAGACTCTTCCGGTAGAGCGCCGGGAGCGTACTCGGCCCGCCGAGAAACTCCAATTTTTGCCGGAGTGGCGCGCCATCGGCAGCGACGATATCACCTGTCGTTGCTTCCCATCTGAGGCGAGTATCGAAGCTCAGGCCTTTGGCAATGGGCAAAAACCGGCGGCTATCGAGTAGATAGCGATTGAATCCAAAATCGGAGCCCGGCATGTGTCCGAATTCCATCTGGACGATACTGCTCTCGCCCGTGAGTTGCTCGATCCAAACCGGATCGCCGAAGAAATTCTCGATGCGTCGAATTCGCGGATGGACCTCTTCACGGATGTCGGTGATTACGAGTGAGTGCATCTCGCCTTCCGCGACTGCCGGGTTTGGCGGCAGCACTTTGCTGCCGCCCCAGCGGCCATAGAATACTTCCTGCGACAGCGACTGATAATGATCGTTGCGCCATTCGACGCGCAACTCATTGTTTCGCCTCGGCCGGAATGCAATGTAGGCATTCCATCCAGCCAGTTTATAATAATCGCGGAAATCCTCGCGTGCGAAGAAAGCGTATGCACTATTTTCGATGCGGCCGGCGCGCCATGCATCGTCGGTCGATGTGACATTGTGTATCTCCCCACCAAAGGCCAGCGTGGGGACCGCGAAGATCGTGTGCCGCACGGTGTCGCGACCCATTCTCTCAAAATTGACCAGTGGCAGACGAAATTCCGGGCCGAACAAAAATTCCCATCGCTTATCGGCAAATCCATAACCGGCGCTTGCATTCAAGCCAAATTCATCGTGTGGACCGAAATCCGACATGCCGGACGATGCAACGCCAAGATAAAATCCAGTGACCCTATTGAAATCGACCCAAGTCGGATTTTCTCGATACGGTACTTGTTTACTTCGGTCGATCTCATTCAACACGAAGACGTGTGGCCTTCGCCACCGCTTGTGAGAAAGCCCGTGCATGTCGAAAGAGTAATAGGCAGAGTCAATAAGCGAATCAATCTCGTCCAGACTATCGACAACGCTTGGTGTGTCAATCGCGAACGGACGAAGAACGAACGGCGCCGGCACATTCAATCGCATGCCCGCACTCGCGGAGATGGAGATCAGCGAAGCTCCGGCGATCAGGAGCAAGAGTGGAAAAGTACGACGCATCATCGTTTCATTAGGTGTGAAGACGCCTCGAGCAACCACATAATAGAAGCCGCGAAGCTAAAAGGATAGTACGCCGCCGCGGCGACTTATGTTTCCCTCAGGTATAGAGACCGATCGCTTCCAGAAGTTGCAGAACTATTTCTCGAATAGCGCACGCCGTTCTGCTGGGATTCGCACTAGAAGGAGCATCATGGCATTCAGAACCGTGAAGACAATCGCTGTGAAGCACAGCCCAAAGATGAGTGGCAGCGAAAGCAATTCCAAAGCGACAGCGATATAGATTGGATGTGGAAGGAAGCGATACGGTCCGCTCGCGATCAGTGGTTGGCCGGGTACGATCACGATGCGAGCTGTCCACCGTTCGCCCAGCACCAGCCGCGACCAGAGTCGAAGCAGTTGAGCCAGAACGAAGACGATCACTGCCGCCCACCAATAATCGGGCAATTGACCACCATGCACGAGATATTCGGTGATGATACTAAAAAAGAAGCTGATATGCATGGCGACGATAACGGGATAGTGTCCGCCGCTGCGCTCACGGCCACCGCGGGCAAACAGATTGGCCATATTACGTCGGCTCGCACGCAGTTCGAGGAGCCGCTCGATGATCAGTCCGCCCACCAGAAAGATAAAAAGCTCAGAGACCATTACCATTGAACGAGAACCAACTCCGAGCTAAATCCCGGCCCGAGCGCAGTGATGATGCCATACTCGCCAGAACCGGGGTGATTCTCTTCCAAGAATCGCTTTAAAATAAACAGAACTGTCGCGCTCGACATATTACCATTGGCTCGTAGGACATCGTATGAATGCCGCATCGCGTGGGGTGACGGCGCGAGTGCCTGTTCGTAAGCCTCAATGACCTTTACTCCTCCCGGATGGGCGATGAAGTGCGTGATCTGACTGAGATCGAGCTTGTGCTTCGCGAGCAATTCCTGTATGTTCTCCGCAACGAGAGATGTCACAATGGATGGAATATCACGCGAGA belongs to Bacteroidota bacterium and includes:
- a CDS encoding isoprenylcysteine carboxylmethyltransferase family protein, yielding MVSELFIFLVGGLIIERLLELRASRRNMANLFARGGRERSGGHYPVIVAMHISFFFSIITEYLVHGGQLPDYWWAAVIVFVLAQLLRLWSRLVLGERWTARIVIVPGQPLIASGPYRFLPHPIYIAVALELLSLPLIFGLCFTAIVFTVLNAMMLLLVRIPAERRALFEK